From Maribacter dokdonensis DSW-8:
TTAAGGCATAGGGTAGTTGATCTTTATGCGGATATAGATATGTGTAAAGAGTATAATTACTCTGTAGCCTATAAATTGGATAAGGGGCAATATGTGGTGAAAGAAGCCACTATTTCAAAATTGAAATCCACAAAGGTTGCAGATGAGGTTGCTTATGAGTGTTTGCAATTTTTAGGTGGTTACGGGTATATTGAGGACTACCCCATGGCACGAAATTTTAGAGACAGCAGGTTAGGACCTATTGGTGGTGGAACATCTGAAATATTAAGGGAAATAATTTCTAAGATTATCATTGATAAGAAAGAATATAAGCCGGCTACGGTTTAGTTCTGGAAATTTAAAAGTTTAAAAAATAGATTAAAGGTTGCCCATTTAAATATAGTTAGTATATTTGCAGCCTTAATCATAAAGAAAGGAGGTTGTAGCCCATGTTAATAATACCAGTAAAAGAAGGAGAAAACATCGATAGAGCTTTAAAGCGTTTCAAGCGTAAGTTTGATAAGACAGGTACAATGAGACAGTTGCGTAAGCGTCAACAGTTCACAAAACCTTCAGTTGAGCGTAGAGCACAGATACAAAAAGCAGAATATATTCAAGGTCTAAGGGATCAAGAAGAAGTTTAGGCTTTGTTTTAGAAAATAAAAATCCCGCAATTTGCGGGATTTTTTTTGCTCCATAATCAAGTAATTTAAAACTTTGATACCTTTAGGTAATGTATTTATCACAATTTATATCATACCTCACATTAGAGAAAAAATACTCTGCACATACGGTTAAGGCGTACCAAAATGATGTTCTAGAGTTTAAGAGTTTTTGTGGGGCCAATTATGAGATTGAAGATATTGATACGGTAGAATATGTTTTAATTCGTCATTGGATAGTAGAATTGTCTGAAAAGCAGAATGATAATAGGACAATAAATAGGAAAATTTCATCATTGAAAGCGTATTTTAAATTCCTTCAAAAAATTGATGTGACTACTGTTAGTCCTTTGAGTATGCACAGAGCATTAAAGACCGCAAAAAAGATAGAGATTCCTTTTTCTGAGCTTGAGATGGAGAAAGTATTATCTGAAATTGAATATGCTGATGATTTTGAAGGGGTGCGGGATGAATTATTAATACATGTTCTTTATGTTACCGGTATGCGTAGGGCAGAGGTTATTTCTTTAAAAGTGTCAGATGTAGATTTTGCGAATATGACCATAAAGGTGCTGGGTAAAAGAAATAAAGAACGGCTTGTGCCAATGCTTTTAGAAACAAAGGAAAAGTTTAAGATTTATTTGGATAACAGAAAGGGTTTAAAGGAAATTAATGACGGTTCATATATGTTTTTGACTTTGTCAGGTAATAAATTATATGAAACACTTGTTTATAGATTAATAAAAAAGTATTTTAGAGAGGTTTCCTCAAAGGTGAAAACGAGTCCGCATATTCTTAGGCATACGTTTGCAACACATCTTTTGAATAAAGGTGCAGATTTAAATGCGGTCAAAGAATTATTGGGTCATTCTAGTCTGGCATCAACCCAGGTGTATACGCATAATAGTATTTCTGAATTAAAGAAAGTGCATGCTAAAGCTCATCCAAGGGGAAATAAAAAATAAATGTTTAATCTGGCTAAATTCTTAAGGCCTATAAATTTCCTGACTATGAAAGTAAATACGCAATCGGTAAATTTTAATGCAGACAGAAAATTGATAAATTTTCTTCAAAACAGACTTGATAAGGTGGAAACCTTTTATTCTAAGGTAATTAGCTCTGATGTTTATATGAAAGTGGAAAATACAAGTGCAAAGGAGAATAAGATAGTTGAGATTAAAATTTCTGTACCTAAAGATAAATTTGTGGTAAAAAAGCAATGTAAGTCGTTTGAGGAGGCTGTGGATTCAGCTTGTAGTTCGCTGGAACGCAGGCTAATAAAACAAAAGCAGAAATTAAGATTACAAGTTTGAGAAAAATTTTTCAAAATTTGTTTTGAATAAATAAAAAATACTATACATTTGCAGTCCGTTAGAAATAGCGGGCTTTTTTATGACAGAAAAAGTCGTGAAATAAGCCGATGTAGCTCAGCTGGCTAGAGCAGCTGATTTGTAATCAGCAGGTCGTGGGTTCGAGTCCCTCCATCGGCTCTTAAGTTCTTTAAAATAATAGTTTGAGGGGAGATACTCAAGCGGCCAACGAGGGCAGACTGTAAATCTGCTGACTACGTCTTCGCAGGTTCGAATCCTGCTCTCCCCACAAAACTTTTTACTTGAAGGATTTTATTGAAATATTGTAATATTATAAGCGGGAGTAGCTCAGTTGGTAGAGCGTCAGCCTTCCAAGCTGAATGTCGCCGGTTCGAACCCGGTCTCCCGCTCTATAAATTTTGACAGAAATGTCATTCCTGCGAAGGCAGGAATCTGCTATTTGGTAGATTCAACACTTTACGCCGGTGTAGCTCAGGGGTAGAGCGTTTCCTTGGTAAGGAAGAGGTCACGAGTTCAAATCTCGTCATTGGCTCAATTAAGGTATAAATTTGTACACTAATATAAACTAAGATTAAAATACATTAAACATGGCAAAGGAAACTTTCGATCGTTCCAAACCGCACTTAAATATAGGTACTATTGGACACGTGGATCACGGTAAAACTACATTGACTGCTGCTATTACTACTGTTTTGGCAAATGCAGGTCTTTCTGAATTGAGAAGTTTCGATTCTATCGATAACGCTCCTGAGGAAAAAGAAAGAGGTATTACAATTAACACTTCTCACGTAGAGTATTCTACAGCTAACCGTCACTATGCACACGTTGACTGTCCTGGTCACGCGGATTATGTAAAGAACATGGTTACTGGTGCTGCTCAGATGGACGGTGCTATTTTGGTTGTTGCTGCTACGGATGGTCCTATGCCTCAAACTCGTGAGCACATCCTTTTAGGTCGTCAGGTAGGTATTCCAAGAATCGTTGTATTCATGAACAAAGTGGATATGGTTGATGATGCTGAGTTGATCGAATTGGTAGAGATGGAAGTAAGAGAATTACTTTCTTTCTATGAGTATGATGGTGATAATGGTCCTGTGATCGCTGGTTCTGCATTAGGTGCATTGAACGGTGAGCAAAAATGGGTTGATACGGTTATGGAGTTGATGGAAGCTGTTGATAACTGGATCGAACTTCCTGCTAGAGATGTTGATAAGGATTTCTTAATGCCAGTTGAAGATGTATTTACTATTACTGGTCGTGGTACTGTTGCTACTGGTCGTATAGAAACTGGTATTGCAAACACTGGTGATCCTGTTGAGATTATTGGTATGGGTGCTGAGAAATTGAACTCTACTATTACTGGGGTTGAAATGTTCCGTAAAATATTAGATAGAGGTGAAGCTGGTGATAACGTAGGTATCTTGTTAAGAGGTATTGAAAAATCTCAAATTAGCCGTGGAATGGTAATCTGTAAGCCGGGTTCTGTAAAGCCACATGCTAAATTTGAAGCTGAGGTTTACGTATTGAAAAAAGAAGAAGGTGGTCGTCACACACCATTCCATAATAACT
This genomic window contains:
- the hpf gene encoding ribosome hibernation-promoting factor, HPF/YfiA family translates to MKVNTQSVNFNADRKLINFLQNRLDKVETFYSKVISSDVYMKVENTSAKENKIVEIKISVPKDKFVVKKQCKSFEEAVDSACSSLERRLIKQKQKLRLQV
- the rpsU gene encoding 30S ribosomal protein S21 — protein: MLIIPVKEGENIDRALKRFKRKFDKTGTMRQLRKRQQFTKPSVERRAQIQKAEYIQGLRDQEEV
- the tuf gene encoding elongation factor Tu — translated: MAKETFDRSKPHLNIGTIGHVDHGKTTLTAAITTVLANAGLSELRSFDSIDNAPEEKERGITINTSHVEYSTANRHYAHVDCPGHADYVKNMVTGAAQMDGAILVVAATDGPMPQTREHILLGRQVGIPRIVVFMNKVDMVDDAELIELVEMEVRELLSFYEYDGDNGPVIAGSALGALNGEQKWVDTVMELMEAVDNWIELPARDVDKDFLMPVEDVFTITGRGTVATGRIETGIANTGDPVEIIGMGAEKLNSTITGVEMFRKILDRGEAGDNVGILLRGIEKSQISRGMVICKPGSVKPHAKFEAEVYVLKKEEGGRHTPFHNNYRPQFYVRTTDVTGNISLPSGVEMVMPGDNLTITVELIQPIALSVGLRFAIREGGRTVGAGQVTKIID
- a CDS encoding tyrosine-type recombinase/integrase; the protein is MYLSQFISYLTLEKKYSAHTVKAYQNDVLEFKSFCGANYEIEDIDTVEYVLIRHWIVELSEKQNDNRTINRKISSLKAYFKFLQKIDVTTVSPLSMHRALKTAKKIEIPFSELEMEKVLSEIEYADDFEGVRDELLIHVLYVTGMRRAEVISLKVSDVDFANMTIKVLGKRNKERLVPMLLETKEKFKIYLDNRKGLKEINDGSYMFLTLSGNKLYETLVYRLIKKYFREVSSKVKTSPHILRHTFATHLLNKGADLNAVKELLGHSSLASTQVYTHNSISELKKVHAKAHPRGNKK